A genomic segment from Callithrix jacchus isolate 240 chromosome 8, calJac240_pri, whole genome shotgun sequence encodes:
- the ZBTB42 gene encoding zinc finger and BTB domain-containing protein 42 — MEFPEHGGRLLGRLRQQRELGFLCDCTVLVGDARFPAHRAVLAACSVYFHLFYRDRPAGSRDTVRLNGDIVTAPAFGRLLDFMYEGRLDLRSLPVEDVLAAASYLHMYDIVKVCKGRLREKDRRLDPGNPAPGAERAQPPCTWPVWTADLCPAAQKATLPPVGVKAALPPRASGPPSCQVPEESDQALDLSLKSGPRQERVHPPCIFQAPLCGGMQPGVQPLVKDERDSLSEQEDSSSSRSPHSPPKPPPVPATKDLVVGLRPLPVSGERSRERELELDAGRGASEDELGPGGPLCICPLCSKLFPSSHVLQLHLSAHFRERDSARPRLSPDGTAPTCPLCGKTFSCTYTLKRHERTHSGEKPYTCVQCGKSFQYSHNLSRHAVVHTREKPHACRWCERRFTQSGDLYRHVRKFHCGFIKSLLV; from the coding sequence ATGGAGTTCCCTGAGCACGGCGGACGGCTGCTGGGCCGCCTGAGGCAGCAGCGCGAGCTGGGCTTCCTGTGCGACTGCACCGTGCTGGTGGGCGACGCGCGCTTCCCGGCCCACCGTGCCGTGCTGGCCGCGTGCAGCGTCTACTTCCATCTCTTCTACAGGGACCGGCCCGCGGGTAGTCGCGACACGGTGCGGCTTAACGGCGACATCGTCACGGCGCCCGCCTTCGGCCGCCTGCTGGACTTCATGTACGAGGGCCGCCTGGACCTGCGCAGCCTGCCTGTCGAGGACGTCCTGGCGGCCGCCAGCTACCTGCACATGTATGACATCGTCAAGGTCTGCAAGGGCAGGCTGCGGGAGAAGGACCGAAGGCTGGACCCGGGGAACCCTGCCCCTGGGGCCGAGCGTGCTCAGCCACCGTGCACCTGGCCTGTCTGGACCGCTGACCTCTGCCCAGCTGCCCAGAAGGCCACGCTCCCCCCAGTTGGGGTCAAGGCTGCCCTTCCTCCTCGAGCATCTGGGCCTCCTTCCTGCCAGGTCCCAGAAGAGTCAGACCAGGCCCTGGACCTGTCACTGAAGTCTGGCCCAAGGCAGGAGCGGGTCCACCCACCCTGCATCTTCCAGGCACCCCTCTGCGGCGGGATGCAGCCAGGGGTCCAGCCACTGGTGAAGGATGAGCGGGACTCGCTGTCGGAACAGGAAGACAGCAGCAGCTCTAGGAGCCCCCACAGCCCCCCGAAGCCACCTCCTGTTCCCGCAACCAAGGACCTGGTGGTGGGCTTGCGGCCGCTGCCGGTCAGCGGGGAACGCAGCCGGGAGCGGGAGCTGGAGCTGGATGCAGGGCGGGGGGCGAGTGAGGACGAGCTGGGGCCTGGCGGGCCCCTCTGCATCTGCCCGCTGTGCAGCAAGCTGTTCCCCAGCTCCCACGTGCTGCAGCTGCACCTTAGCGCCCACTTCCGTGAGCGGGACAGCGCACGACCCCGGCTCTCCCCGGACGGCACGGCACCCACCTGCCCGCTCTGCGGGAAGACCTTCTCGTGCACATACACGCTGAAGAGGCATGAGCGGACACACTCGGGTGAGAAGCCCTACACGTGTGTGCAGTGTGGCAAAAGTTTTCAGTACTCCCACAACCTGAGCCGGCACGCCGTGGTGCACACTCGGGAGAAGCCGCATGCCTGCCGGTGGTGTGAGCGCCGTTTCACGCAGTCCGGGGACCTGTACCGTCACGTCCGCAAGTTTCACTGTGGCTTCATCAAGTCCCTTCTGGTGTGA